Proteins from a single region of Haloplanus sp. GDY1:
- a CDS encoding nascent polypeptide-associated complex protein: protein MFGGGGGMNPRKMKQMMKQMGIDVSELDAEEVVIRTADEELVFSDVQVTRMDAQGQETYQVVGEPESRPAGTGTAGAVEAGDDGADEADDDGIPQDDVELVAMRAGASEDAAREALEAADGDLAAAVARLE, encoded by the coding sequence ATGTTTGGTGGCGGCGGCGGCATGAATCCACGGAAGATGAAACAGATGATGAAACAGATGGGCATCGACGTGTCCGAACTCGACGCCGAGGAGGTCGTCATCCGGACGGCCGACGAGGAACTCGTCTTCTCGGACGTCCAGGTGACGCGCATGGACGCCCAGGGCCAGGAGACCTACCAGGTCGTCGGCGAACCCGAGAGTCGCCCGGCCGGCACCGGGACGGCCGGCGCCGTCGAGGCGGGTGACGACGGGGCGGACGAGGCGGACGACGACGGCATCCCCCAGGACGACGTGGAACTCGTCGCGATGCGGGCCGGCGCGAGCGAAGACGCGGCCCGCGAGGCCCTCGAAGCGGCCGACGGCGACCTGGCGGCGGCCGTCGCCCGACTGGAGTGA
- a CDS encoding ribbon-helix-helix domain-containing protein has translation MTEYTTVSIPKELGDRVEETIEGTSFSSTSDLVRFLLRSIVIQHQRRGELTEAEFEEIADQLADLGYLD, from the coding sequence ATGACCGAGTACACGACGGTTTCCATCCCGAAGGAACTCGGCGACCGCGTCGAGGAGACCATCGAGGGCACCAGCTTCTCCAGCACGAGCGACCTGGTTCGCTTTCTCCTCCGGAGCATCGTCATCCAGCACCAGCGCCGCGGCGAACTGACCGAGGCGGAGTTCGAGGAGATCGCCGACCAGTTGGCCGACCTCGGCTACCTCGACTGA
- a CDS encoding SHOCT domain-containing protein has translation MQLPIQIPGIAPLAQWHPGPHGPGPHGPGPHGPHWGGGPHWGAGPTGGMGMGGAGLGVGGWWLVLLTALLIVGLVAAALYLTARAGGDGTADDGARATLRERYAAGDLDDEEFERRRDRLTGRAG, from the coding sequence ATGCAACTACCCATCCAGATCCCCGGTATCGCCCCACTGGCACAGTGGCACCCCGGGCCACACGGCCCCGGCCCGCACGGCCCCGGCCCGCACGGCCCCCACTGGGGTGGCGGCCCCCACTGGGGCGCCGGACCGACCGGCGGAATGGGTATGGGCGGCGCCGGCCTCGGCGTCGGTGGCTGGTGGCTCGTGCTCCTGACCGCCCTCCTGATCGTCGGCCTGGTCGCCGCGGCCCTGTACCTGACGGCCCGCGCGGGCGGCGACGGGACGGCCGACGACGGCGCCCGCGCGACCCTTCGCGAGCGGTACGCCGCCGGCGACCTCGACGACGAGGAGTTCGAACGGCGCCGGGACCGCCTGACCGGGCGGGCGGGCTGA
- the mce gene encoding methylmalonyl-CoA epimerase: MRFDHVGIATHDADQLTDLFGTLLDAPVAHREPFDGLDVRFLDLGNGYLELLEPTEDEGPVARSLDRSGPGVHHVAFATADVAAALDVARDHGIDLVDEEPRPGAWGHDVAFLHPESTGGVLVEFVEHE; encoded by the coding sequence ATGCGCTTCGATCACGTCGGCATCGCCACGCACGACGCCGACCAGTTGACCGACCTGTTCGGGACCCTCCTCGACGCCCCGGTCGCCCACCGGGAGCCGTTCGACGGCCTCGACGTCCGCTTTCTGGACTTGGGGAACGGGTACCTGGAACTGCTGGAACCGACCGAGGACGAGGGACCGGTCGCCCGCTCGCTCGACCGGTCGGGGCCCGGCGTCCACCACGTCGCGTTCGCGACGGCGGACGTGGCGGCCGCCCTCGACGTCGCCCGGGACCACGGGATCGACCTCGTCGACGAGGAACCGCGGCCGGGCGCCTGGGGTCACGACGTCGCCTTCCTCCATCCCGAGTCGACGGGCGGCGTCCTCGTGGAGTTCGTCGAGCACGAATGA
- a CDS encoding DUF5779 family protein produces the protein MSEFDLDLRNAEEQLEGGDDGGSEVVLGVLDGGTDPDEWIGAVEAGKILVLNVEGDLNRLAAGFAREVRDAGGTLMRFRGFLVVTPPGVGIDTDRLS, from the coding sequence ATGAGCGAGTTCGACCTCGACCTCCGGAACGCGGAGGAGCAACTGGAGGGCGGTGACGACGGCGGGTCCGAGGTCGTCCTCGGCGTCCTCGACGGGGGCACCGACCCCGACGAGTGGATCGGGGCCGTCGAGGCCGGCAAGATCCTCGTGTTGAACGTCGAGGGGGATCTGAACCGCCTCGCCGCCGGCTTCGCCCGCGAGGTCAGGGACGCCGGCGGGACGCTGATGCGCTTCCGTGGCTTCCTCGTCGTGACGCCGCCCGGCGTCGGCATCGACACCGACCGACTCTCCTAA
- a CDS encoding DUF2795 domain-containing protein translates to MAARPPQQDTSSPDAVEFGIAALVGHLDGADIEYPATREEVVRALGDPAVPYDASGNSVALSEAMEALPKRTFESEQELLDLLHPVFEEYRVSASGSLLGRLRAMLPF, encoded by the coding sequence ATGGCAGCCAGGCCGCCACAGCAGGACACGTCGTCACCGGATGCGGTCGAGTTCGGCATCGCCGCACTGGTCGGCCACCTCGACGGGGCGGACATCGAGTACCCGGCCACCAGGGAGGAGGTCGTCCGCGCCCTCGGCGACCCGGCCGTGCCGTACGACGCCTCGGGCAACAGCGTCGCGCTCTCGGAGGCGATGGAGGCGCTCCCGAAGCGGACCTTCGAGTCCGAACAGGAACTCCTCGACCTGCTCCACCCCGTCTTCGAGGAGTACCGCGTGTCGGCGAGCGGCAGCCTGCTCGGGCGGCTCCGGGCGATGCTCCCCTTCTAG
- a CDS encoding creatininase family protein, translating to MYLADETWPELDDYFDDESLALVPLGSTEQHGPHLPLATDHLIAEAFASEAARRTGFLRTPTINVGVSPHHRQFTGTMWVDAPEFRDYVESFTRNLAYHGIDRVIYVNAHGGNVEHLREVGRRLRDDEELYAVEWMWNDSIPELVDDLFEQNGPHGGPKETAMIQHLRPELVREDRLAEARDGGVPDVEAADTIRHGARTFYDAADNTGNGVLGDQTDATAEKGERMFEAASDQLCQLCEWLDAQTFADLMPKSHV from the coding sequence ATGTACCTCGCAGACGAGACCTGGCCGGAACTGGACGACTACTTCGACGACGAGTCGCTCGCGCTCGTGCCCCTCGGATCGACCGAACAGCACGGCCCCCACCTCCCGCTGGCGACCGACCACCTCATCGCCGAGGCCTTCGCCAGCGAGGCGGCCCGCCGCACCGGCTTCCTCCGGACCCCGACGATCAACGTCGGCGTCAGCCCCCACCACCGCCAGTTCACCGGCACCATGTGGGTCGACGCCCCCGAGTTCCGCGACTACGTGGAGTCGTTCACGCGCAACCTCGCCTACCACGGCATCGACCGCGTGATCTACGTCAACGCCCACGGCGGCAACGTCGAACACCTGCGCGAGGTGGGTCGCCGACTCCGCGACGACGAGGAACTCTACGCAGTCGAGTGGATGTGGAACGACAGCATCCCCGAACTCGTCGACGACCTGTTCGAACAGAACGGCCCGCACGGGGGACCGAAGGAGACGGCGATGATCCAGCACCTCCGCCCGGAGCTCGTCCGCGAGGACCGCCTGGCCGAGGCGCGGGACGGCGGCGTTCCCGACGTGGAGGCGGCCGACACGATCAGACACGGCGCACGGACGTTCTACGACGCCGCCGACAACACCGGCAACGGCGTCCTCGGCGACCAGACCGACGCCACCGCCGAGAAGGGCGAGCGGATGTTCGAGGCGGCGAGCGACCAGCTCTGCCAGCTCTGCGAGTGGCTCGACGCCCAGACGTTCGCGGACCTGATGCCGAAGTCACACGTGTAG
- a CDS encoding nitric-oxide reductase large subunit, with the protein MKVRRQTLAKLLLVVFVGNLVVMGAGAWYSYQQAPPIPQEFVGPDGETVATGDAIREGKTVFQSDALMNHGSILGNGAYFGSDYTADALDRKIRYMQGYYAEQRYGSDYDALTGAEQAAVDRLVEADLASTDTTAPVEYSAAEAYAHRQVRADYVERYHEGSREHGLPAGTIESADEARAFADFALWTAWISHTERPGTDHTYTNDWPYAPLAGNEPTAGTMTWSVIAMVLLVAGAGIGVWLYKSVELPEPETEGVSIPHPDDIDLLPSQRAATRFIPIGAALFLGQVLLGGLLAHYYVERDGFFGVGELLGIDVLSLLPFALAKTYHIDLGVLWIATLWLGAGLFLPPLLTGTEPPNQKRYVHVLIGALLVVVVGGFAGIWLGANGYIDGDLWWIIGNEGLEYLEVGRLWQVGLLAGFVLWAGLVARGFKPLLDREEPFGLAHMILYAGGSIALLFTAGLFYTPQTNIVVTEFWRWWVVHMWVEGAFEFFIVAIVGITLVSMNLLKRRSAEKAVMFEALFVMGSGVIGVSHHYWWIGQPDIWLPFGSVFSTLELIPLVLILFEALNEYRALATAGESFPYSLPFAFIIASGVWNFVGAGVLGFFINLPIINYYEHGTYLTVGHAHAAMFGAFGLLALGMVTYMLRISVAPGEWNPRRLKWAFWLWNAGLAIMVFGSVLPVGFLQLETAFTANYDAARSLAFYNRDLIQLLFWARLPGDTLLILGTAVFVWDTVKQRFALRDTSMPASVPGSSAISSRVLPEDD; encoded by the coding sequence ATGAAGGTACGCAGACAGACGCTCGCGAAACTGCTGCTCGTCGTGTTCGTCGGCAACCTCGTCGTGATGGGCGCGGGGGCCTGGTACTCCTACCAGCAGGCCCCGCCCATCCCACAGGAGTTCGTCGGCCCGGACGGCGAGACGGTCGCGACCGGTGACGCGATCCGCGAGGGTAAGACCGTCTTCCAGTCCGACGCGCTGATGAACCACGGATCGATCCTCGGCAACGGCGCGTACTTCGGCAGCGACTACACCGCGGACGCGCTGGACCGGAAGATCCGGTACATGCAGGGCTACTACGCGGAGCAACGCTACGGCAGCGACTACGACGCGCTGACCGGGGCCGAACAGGCCGCGGTCGACCGCCTCGTGGAGGCGGACCTCGCCTCCACGGACACGACTGCGCCGGTGGAGTACTCCGCGGCGGAGGCGTACGCCCACCGGCAGGTGCGTGCGGACTACGTCGAGCGGTACCACGAGGGGAGTCGCGAACACGGGCTCCCGGCGGGCACCATCGAATCCGCCGACGAGGCACGGGCCTTCGCCGACTTCGCCCTCTGGACGGCGTGGATCTCCCACACCGAACGGCCGGGGACGGATCACACCTACACCAACGACTGGCCCTACGCCCCCCTCGCCGGCAACGAACCGACCGCGGGGACGATGACCTGGAGCGTGATCGCCATGGTGTTGCTCGTCGCCGGGGCGGGGATCGGCGTCTGGCTCTACAAGTCGGTCGAACTCCCCGAACCGGAGACCGAGGGAGTGTCGATCCCCCACCCCGACGACATCGACCTCCTGCCGAGTCAGCGGGCGGCGACCCGCTTCATCCCCATCGGGGCGGCGCTTTTCCTCGGACAGGTGTTGCTCGGCGGGTTGCTGGCCCACTACTACGTCGAGCGCGACGGCTTCTTCGGCGTCGGCGAACTCCTCGGGATCGACGTGTTGAGCCTCCTGCCGTTCGCGCTCGCGAAGACCTACCACATCGACCTCGGGGTGCTCTGGATCGCCACCCTGTGGCTCGGCGCCGGCCTCTTCCTCCCGCCGCTCCTGACGGGGACGGAACCCCCGAACCAGAAGCGGTACGTTCACGTGCTGATCGGCGCCCTGCTGGTCGTCGTCGTGGGCGGCTTCGCCGGCATCTGGCTCGGCGCCAACGGCTACATCGACGGCGACCTCTGGTGGATCATCGGCAACGAGGGGCTGGAGTATCTGGAGGTGGGCCGCCTCTGGCAGGTCGGCCTGCTCGCCGGCTTCGTCCTCTGGGCGGGGCTCGTCGCCCGCGGGTTCAAGCCCCTGCTCGACCGCGAGGAACCCTTCGGCCTCGCACACATGATCCTCTATGCCGGCGGCTCCATCGCCCTGCTGTTCACGGCGGGGCTGTTCTACACCCCCCAGACCAACATCGTCGTCACCGAGTTCTGGCGGTGGTGGGTGGTCCACATGTGGGTCGAGGGCGCCTTCGAGTTCTTCATCGTCGCCATCGTCGGCATCACGCTGGTGTCGATGAACCTGCTCAAGCGCCGCTCCGCCGAGAAGGCGGTCATGTTCGAGGCGCTGTTCGTGATGGGCTCGGGCGTCATCGGCGTCTCCCACCACTACTGGTGGATCGGCCAGCCCGACATCTGGCTCCCCTTCGGCTCCGTCTTCTCGACGCTCGAACTCATCCCGCTCGTGCTCATCCTCTTCGAGGCGCTCAACGAGTACCGCGCGCTCGCCACCGCCGGCGAGTCGTTCCCCTACTCGCTGCCCTTCGCGTTCATCATCGCGTCGGGCGTCTGGAACTTCGTCGGCGCCGGCGTACTCGGCTTCTTCATCAACCTCCCGATCATCAACTACTACGAGCACGGCACCTACCTGACGGTCGGCCACGCCCACGCGGCCATGTTCGGCGCCTTCGGCTTGCTCGCGCTCGGCATGGTCACCTACATGCTCCGCATCTCGGTCGCGCCGGGGGAGTGGAACCCCAGGCGGCTGAAGTGGGCCTTCTGGCTCTGGAACGCCGGCCTCGCGATCATGGTGTTCGGCTCCGTCCTCCCGGTGGGCTTCCTGCAACTCGAAACCGCCTTCACCGCCAACTACGACGCCGCCCGGAGCCTGGCGTTCTACAACCGCGACCTGATCCAACTGCTGTTCTGGGCGCGCCTGCCCGGCGACACCCTCCTCATCCTCGGGACCGCCGTCTTCGTCTGGGACACCGTGAAACAACGGTTCGCGCTCCGTGACACCTCGATGCCCGCGAGCGTGCCCGGATCGAGCGCCATCTCCAGTCGCGTCCTCCCCGAGGACGACTGA
- a CDS encoding bifunctional 5,10-methylenetetrahydrofolate dehydrogenase/5,10-methenyltetrahydrofolate cyclohydrolase yields MSEPRRLAGRGPADALREAALDRLDDCRAAGVDPSLATVLVSDDPADRAFMDRKHDLCSEVGIDSRRVDLPPDAPAERVYRTVADLGADPAVTALFVQIPLPDHVDESEVRRRVPPEKDVDCFHPENVGRLVAGDPRVRPVTSRAVDRLLDAHDVTVAGRDAVVVGRGTAIGVPLAHLCCRRDATVTVCHSRTRDLAERTRAADLLVTAAGTPGLIDGSMVSPGVVVVDVSVNRVDGGVVGDVDAESVGERAAAVTPVPGGVGPLTMACLLDNVVRVSAAGAGVEVGGQSG; encoded by the coding sequence GTGTCCGAGCCCCGACGACTCGCCGGCCGCGGTCCCGCGGACGCCCTCCGGGAGGCCGCGCTCGACCGCCTGGACGACTGCCGGGCGGCGGGCGTCGATCCGTCCCTGGCGACGGTCCTCGTGAGCGACGACCCCGCGGATCGGGCGTTCATGGACCGGAAACACGACCTGTGTTCGGAGGTCGGGATCGACAGCCGCCGGGTCGACCTCCCGCCCGACGCGCCCGCGGAGCGGGTCTACCGAACCGTCGCCGACCTCGGCGCGGACCCGGCGGTGACCGCGCTGTTCGTCCAGATTCCCCTCCCGGATCACGTCGACGAGAGCGAGGTGCGACGGCGCGTCCCCCCCGAGAAGGACGTGGACTGCTTCCACCCGGAGAACGTCGGGCGACTGGTCGCGGGCGATCCGCGCGTGCGCCCGGTGACGTCCCGTGCGGTCGATCGGTTGCTCGACGCCCACGACGTGACGGTCGCCGGACGGGACGCCGTCGTCGTCGGCCGCGGGACGGCCATCGGCGTCCCCCTCGCGCACCTGTGCTGTCGGCGCGACGCCACGGTCACCGTCTGTCACTCGCGGACCCGGGACCTGGCCGAGCGGACCCGCGCGGCCGACCTCCTCGTCACCGCCGCGGGGACGCCCGGACTGATCGACGGCTCGATGGTCTCCCCCGGCGTCGTGGTCGTGGACGTGAGCGTCAACCGGGTCGACGGAGGCGTCGTCGGCGACGTCGACGCCGAGAGCGTCGGGGAGCGGGCGGCGGCGGTGACGCCCGTCCCCGGCGGGGTCGGGCCGCTGACGATGGCCTGTCTGCTCGACAACGTCGTCCGGGTCAGCGCCGCCGGGGCGGGCGTCGAGGTGGGCGGGCAGTCGGGGTAG
- a CDS encoding helix-turn-helix domain-containing protein, whose product MPYAKLTIDLPSAIWIGELSREFPSTTFRVLSAVPSGDAGFGLLEIESEEMPAVLDGLEDRAGIDSVQLMQRTDDTAIVQFETSEPLLLLSIRESGAPLELPLTIRDGQAVVELTASRDRLSAFGQQLETFGMSYTLNRVYDASEPPDLLTDQQRRLLVTAVEMGYYDTPRESTLTEVADEADLAKSTASVTLHRAEERVIKEFVADRLDVALDESPRAVS is encoded by the coding sequence ATGCCATACGCCAAGCTCACCATCGACCTGCCGTCGGCCATCTGGATCGGCGAGCTCTCGCGGGAGTTCCCGTCGACGACGTTCCGGGTCCTCTCGGCGGTGCCCTCGGGGGACGCCGGCTTCGGCCTGCTGGAGATCGAGAGCGAGGAGATGCCCGCCGTCCTCGACGGGTTGGAGGACCGGGCGGGGATCGACTCGGTGCAGCTGATGCAGCGCACCGACGACACCGCCATCGTCCAGTTCGAGACGAGCGAACCGCTCCTCCTGCTGTCGATTCGGGAGTCGGGGGCGCCACTCGAACTGCCGCTGACGATCCGGGACGGACAGGCGGTCGTCGAACTCACGGCCTCGCGGGACCGCCTCTCGGCGTTCGGCCAGCAACTGGAGACGTTCGGCATGTCCTACACCCTCAACCGGGTGTACGACGCCTCGGAGCCGCCGGACCTGCTCACCGACCAGCAGCGGCGGCTGCTGGTGACGGCCGTCGAGATGGGGTACTACGACACGCCGCGGGAGAGCACGCTGACCGAGGTGGCCGACGAGGCCGACCTGGCGAAGTCGACGGCGAGCGTCACGCTCCACCGTGCCGAGGAGCGCGTGATCAAGGAGTTCGTCGCCGACCGACTGGACGTGGCGCTCGACGAGTCGCCGCGGGCCGTGAGCTAG
- a CDS encoding VOC family protein produces MLTRLSHLALEVTDLDAARGFYADRFGLTPVAASDREVVLPVGETDLCLRRPDGLPRGGLHTHFAFSAAPGTGDGWRARLADLDPETATFGDVESLYVYDPDGNCVEVGGLDPADGDGTEADPGPPTGIFEVVLEVAALDAAVERFEALGFDPVDRGSARRRMRLRGPMDLELWEPHLGIADARGGVHVDLGFETADPDAAAAALAPWTAERVALDDGVRVRDADGHWLTFRR; encoded by the coding sequence GTGCTCACCCGACTGTCCCACCTGGCGTTGGAGGTGACCGACCTCGACGCGGCCCGCGGGTTCTACGCCGATCGGTTCGGCCTGACTCCCGTCGCGGCGTCGGACCGGGAGGTGGTCCTCCCGGTCGGCGAGACGGACCTGTGCCTGCGGCGGCCGGACGGCCTCCCGCGGGGCGGCCTCCACACGCACTTCGCGTTCTCGGCTGCCCCGGGAACGGGTGACGGGTGGCGAGCGCGACTGGCCGACCTCGACCCCGAGACGGCGACCTTCGGGGACGTCGAGTCGCTGTACGTCTACGATCCGGACGGCAACTGCGTCGAGGTCGGTGGGCTCGATCCGGCCGACGGGGACGGGACGGAGGCCGACCCCGGCCCGCCGACGGGGATCTTCGAGGTGGTCCTGGAGGTGGCCGCCCTCGACGCGGCGGTCGAGCGGTTCGAGGCGCTCGGCTTCGACCCGGTCGACCGCGGGTCGGCGCGCCGGCGGATGCGGCTCCGGGGGCCGATGGACCTCGAACTCTGGGAGCCACACCTGGGGATCGCGGACGCCCGCGGGGGCGTCCACGTCGACCTGGGGTTCGAGACGGCCGATCCCGACGCGGCGGCCGCGGCGCTGGCGCCGTGGACGGCCGAACGGGTCGCCCTCGACGACGGGGTTCGGGTTCGCGACGCCGACGGCCACTGGCTCACGTTCCGGCGTTAG
- a CDS encoding acyl-CoA mutase large subunit family protein, whose translation MFDPDDLERIREAKAEWEADSYGPTVDRFGERTDTFTTDTGGQEVDPLYTPADVADLDYREDVGFPGEEPYTRGVYSTMYRGRLWTMRQYAGMGTASETNERFNYLLDEGQTGLSMAFDLPTQMGYDSDAAMAAGEVGKSGVAIDSLRDMETVFDGIPLSEVSTSMTINAPAAILLAMYVAIGDQQGVDRSELRGTIQNDIMKEYIARNLYIYPPEPSMRLITDIFEFCAEETPKFNTISISGYHIREAGSTAAQEIAFTLGNGIEYVNAALDAGLDVDEFAPQLSFFFNAHNNIFEEVAKFRAARRMWARIMEERFGAENPKSKQLKFHTQTGGSTLTAQQIDNNVVRVAYQALAAVLGGTQSLHTNGKDEALSLPTEQSVRTALRTQQILAHESGAADTIDPLAGSYYVESLTDDLEREAFDLLAEVDERGGMLEAVKSQWVQGQIQDVAFDRQQEIEEGERIIVGVNEFRVEDEDPEVDLEEVTEEDERRQVDRLETVRAERDDEDVEAALSALRETARGDDNLLPPIVDAVKAYATVGEISNVLRDEFGEYQPGR comes from the coding sequence ATGTTCGACCCCGACGACCTCGAACGGATCCGCGAGGCCAAGGCGGAGTGGGAGGCCGACTCCTACGGGCCGACCGTGGACCGGTTCGGGGAGCGAACGGACACCTTCACGACCGACACCGGCGGGCAGGAGGTCGACCCGCTCTACACCCCCGCGGACGTGGCCGACCTGGACTACCGGGAGGACGTGGGGTTCCCGGGCGAGGAGCCCTACACTCGGGGCGTCTACTCGACGATGTACCGCGGTCGGCTGTGGACCATGCGCCAGTACGCGGGCATGGGGACCGCGAGCGAGACCAACGAGCGGTTCAACTACCTGCTCGACGAGGGGCAGACGGGGCTGTCGATGGCCTTCGACCTGCCGACGCAGATGGGGTACGACTCCGACGCCGCGATGGCGGCGGGCGAGGTGGGGAAGTCCGGCGTCGCCATCGACAGCCTGCGGGACATGGAGACGGTGTTCGACGGCATTCCGCTCTCGGAGGTGTCGACGAGCATGACGATCAACGCGCCCGCCGCCATCCTGCTGGCGATGTACGTCGCCATCGGCGACCAGCAGGGGGTCGACCGCTCGGAGCTCCGGGGCACGATCCAGAACGACATCATGAAGGAGTACATCGCGCGCAACCTCTACATCTACCCGCCGGAGCCCTCCATGCGCCTCATCACCGACATCTTCGAGTTCTGTGCCGAGGAGACGCCGAAGTTCAACACCATCTCCATCTCGGGCTATCACATCCGCGAGGCGGGGTCGACCGCCGCCCAGGAGATCGCCTTCACCCTCGGCAACGGCATCGAGTACGTGAACGCCGCCCTCGACGCCGGCCTCGACGTCGACGAGTTCGCGCCACAGCTCTCCTTTTTCTTCAACGCCCACAACAACATCTTCGAGGAGGTGGCGAAGTTCCGGGCCGCCCGACGCATGTGGGCACGGATCATGGAGGAGCGCTTCGGTGCCGAGAACCCGAAGTCCAAGCAGTTGAAGTTCCACACCCAGACCGGCGGATCGACGCTGACCGCCCAGCAGATCGACAACAACGTCGTCCGGGTGGCCTACCAGGCGCTCGCGGCGGTGCTGGGGGGCACCCAGAGCCTCCACACCAACGGCAAGGACGAGGCGCTCTCCCTGCCGACGGAACAGAGCGTCCGGACGGCGCTCAGAACGCAGCAGATCCTCGCCCACGAGTCGGGCGCCGCCGACACCATCGACCCCCTCGCCGGGAGCTACTACGTCGAGTCGCTGACCGACGACCTGGAGCGCGAGGCCTTCGACCTGCTGGCGGAGGTCGACGAGCGCGGCGGGATGCTGGAAGCCGTGAAGTCCCAGTGGGTCCAGGGCCAGATTCAGGACGTGGCCTTCGACCGGCAACAGGAGATCGAGGAGGGCGAGCGGATCATCGTCGGCGTCAACGAGTTCCGGGTCGAGGACGAGGACCCCGAGGTCGACCTGGAGGAGGTGACCGAGGAGGACGAGCGCCGGCAGGTCGACCGCCTGGAGACGGTTCGCGCGGAGCGCGACGACGAGGACGTCGAGGCGGCGCTCTCGGCGCTCCGTGAGACCGCCCGCGGCGACGACAACCTCCTCCCGCCCATCGTTGACGCGGTGAAGGCCTACGCGACCGTCGGCGAGATATCGAACGTCCTCCGCGACGAGTTCGGGGAGTACCAGCCGGGCCGGTAG
- the menE gene encoding o-succinylbenzoate--CoA ligase, whose protein sequence is MNDPLTHRVDVRPDATALIDADADERWTVADLDTAVDRTAGRLAALGVRAGDRLGVVLPTGPATVRVIHAAIRLGATLVPLDPRLTPDELADRLERAEVTTLVCDASTATAAVEAADGSSSVPVVSVDGDADGGAALDARSPDPVVPHDWRRDATVVVPFTSGTTGDPKGVRLTLGNLLASAVASAFRLGLDRAETWHVALPLHHVGGFTPVFRGPLYGMTVVLRASFDADAVAADFDRYDVTATSLVPTTLSRLLDATEGSLGESLRAVLLGGAPATESLLDRSAARDVPVCPTYGMTETASQVATATPEEARAHPGTVGRPLFRTAVTVRDEAGDERPSGDPGELVVSGPTVTPGYLDGRGDAFGPDGLRTGDVGYRDDDGRLWVIGRVDDLIVTGGENVAPAEVADRLRAHPDVADAAVVGLPDEEWGERVAALVVPREGAAPSADALDAHCRTRLAGYKVPRTIRFADAIPRTDSGTVRREAVRDRLRD, encoded by the coding sequence ATGAACGACCCGCTCACCCACCGGGTCGACGTGCGTCCGGACGCGACGGCGCTGATCGACGCCGACGCCGACGAGCGGTGGACGGTCGCCGACCTCGATACCGCAGTGGACCGAACCGCCGGCCGACTCGCGGCCCTCGGCGTCCGCGCAGGCGACCGACTCGGGGTCGTCCTCCCGACCGGTCCGGCGACCGTCCGGGTGATCCACGCGGCGATCCGGCTGGGCGCCACGCTCGTCCCCCTCGATCCCCGACTCACGCCCGACGAACTCGCCGACCGACTGGAGCGGGCCGAGGTGACGACGCTCGTCTGTGACGCCTCGACGGCGACCGCGGCGGTCGAGGCGGCCGACGGGTCGTCGTCCGTGCCCGTCGTCTCGGTCGACGGCGACGCGGACGGCGGGGCCGCCCTCGACGCGCGCTCGCCCGACCCGGTCGTCCCGCACGACTGGCGGCGCGACGCGACGGTTGTCGTCCCCTTCACCTCCGGGACGACGGGCGATCCGAAGGGGGTGCGGCTGACCCTCGGCAACCTCCTCGCGAGCGCCGTCGCCTCCGCGTTCCGCCTCGGTCTCGACCGCGCGGAGACGTGGCACGTCGCGCTCCCGCTCCACCACGTCGGCGGGTTCACGCCCGTCTTCCGGGGACCGCTGTACGGCATGACGGTCGTCCTCCGGGCGTCGTTCGACGCCGACGCCGTCGCCGCCGACTTCGACCGCTACGACGTGACGGCCACGTCGCTGGTGCCGACGACCCTCTCCCGCCTGCTCGACGCGACGGAGGGATCGCTCGGGGAGTCCCTGCGGGCAGTCCTGCTCGGCGGCGCGCCGGCGACCGAGTCGCTCCTCGACCGATCCGCGGCGCGCGACGTGCCGGTCTGTCCCACCTACGGCATGACGGAGACGGCCTCACAGGTCGCGACGGCCACCCCCGAGGAGGCGCGGGCGCACCCCGGCACCGTCGGCCGGCCGCTGTTCCGGACCGCGGTGACCGTCCGCGACGAGGCCGGCGACGAGCGCCCGAGCGGCGATCCCGGCGAACTCGTCGTCTCCGGGCCGACGGTGACGCCGGGCTACCTCGACGGTCGCGGCGACGCGTTCGGGCCCGACGGTCTCCGAACCGGCGACGTCGGCTATCGCGACGACGACGGACGCCTGTGGGTGATCGGCCGGGTCGACGACCTGATCGTCACGGGCGGCGAGAACGTCGCGCCCGCGGAGGTGGCCGACCGCCTCCGCGCTCACCCCGACGTGGCCGACGCGGCGGTCGTGGGCCTGCCGGACGAGGAGTGGGGCGAACGCGTCGCCGCGCTGGTCGTCCCGCGCGAGGGTGCGGCCCCCTCGGCCGACGCCCTCGACGCGCACTGCCGGACGCGACTGGCGGGGTACAAGGTGCCGCGGACGATCCGCTTCGCCGACGCGATCCCGCGGACCGACTCGGGGACGGTGCGCCGGGAGGCGGTGCGGGACCGGCTCCGCGACTAG